One Terriglobia bacterium DNA segment encodes these proteins:
- the hpnJ gene encoding hopanoid biosynthesis associated radical SAM protein HpnJ — MALKTLFLNPPSFENFDGGASSRWPATREIESYWYPVWLAYPAGMLEGSRLLDAPPHHIDAQQTIEIGKEYEFLVLFTSTPGFPGDMRLVEAMKAANPKLKVAFVGPHVTTLPEQALNDCPAIDFVVRKEFDYAVVEYANGKALEDILGVSYRKNGRVVHNPDAPSISNLDALPHVTEIYARDLDIRRYNVPFLLHPFVSLYSTRGCPAQCTFCLWPQTLSGHPWRKRSSDDVAAEMKKAKELFPYVKEFFFDDDTFNIQKARTIELCAKLKPLGLTWSCTSRVTTDYETLKAMKEAGCRLLIVGYESGDPQILKNIKKGATVERARDFTRDCHKLGLIVHGDFILGLPGETRETIRRTIEFAKELDVETIQVSIAHAYPGTEFYDFARENGFIINEQQMVDAGGHQVAHVQYPGLPADYVMEMVHRFYDEYYFRPKAIFRIVRKALFNGEERRRLYKEAKAFMTLRAARNKAVQEKRTQAVRLPQPAPNPFPILQHAEAKEETLSVSND, encoded by the coding sequence ATGGCCTTGAAGACACTGTTTTTGAACCCACCCTCGTTTGAGAATTTTGATGGCGGAGCCAGTTCGCGTTGGCCCGCAACTCGCGAGATTGAGTCCTACTGGTACCCGGTATGGCTGGCCTATCCGGCCGGCATGCTGGAAGGTTCACGCCTGCTGGACGCTCCGCCGCACCACATCGACGCTCAGCAGACGATTGAAATCGGTAAAGAATACGAATTCCTGGTGCTATTCACCTCGACACCCGGCTTCCCCGGAGACATGAGGCTGGTCGAGGCCATGAAGGCCGCCAACCCCAAGTTGAAGGTTGCGTTTGTCGGCCCACACGTCACTACCCTGCCCGAGCAGGCCTTAAACGATTGCCCCGCTATCGATTTCGTGGTCCGCAAAGAATTCGACTATGCGGTGGTCGAGTATGCCAACGGCAAGGCCCTGGAAGATATTTTGGGGGTCAGTTACCGCAAAAACGGGCGGGTGGTTCACAATCCGGATGCGCCCTCGATCAGCAACCTGGACGCTCTGCCACACGTGACCGAGATTTATGCGCGGGATCTGGACATCCGACGGTATAACGTTCCGTTCCTGCTGCACCCCTTTGTCTCGCTCTACAGCACCCGTGGATGCCCCGCACAGTGCACCTTCTGCTTGTGGCCGCAGACCTTGAGCGGCCATCCCTGGCGCAAGCGCTCCAGCGACGACGTTGCCGCGGAGATGAAGAAGGCCAAAGAGCTCTTCCCCTACGTGAAAGAGTTCTTCTTCGACGACGACACGTTCAATATCCAGAAAGCCCGCACCATCGAACTTTGCGCCAAGCTGAAGCCCCTTGGTCTTACCTGGTCCTGCACCTCGCGCGTCACTACCGACTACGAGACGCTGAAGGCGATGAAGGAAGCCGGATGCAGGCTCCTGATCGTCGGCTACGAGTCTGGAGATCCGCAGATTCTGAAGAACATCAAGAAGGGCGCCACCGTCGAGCGCGCACGCGATTTCACTCGCGACTGCCACAAACTCGGCCTGATCGTTCACGGCGACTTCATCCTCGGTCTTCCTGGCGAAACCAGGGAAACCATTCGCCGTACCATCGAGTTCGCCAAGGAACTGGACGTCGAAACCATCCAGGTCTCCATCGCACACGCCTACCCGGGAACCGAGTTCTACGATTTCGCGCGCGAGAATGGCTTCATTATCAACGAGCAGCAGATGGTCGACGCCGGCGGACACCAGGTCGCGCACGTCCAATATCCCGGCCTCCCTGCCGACTACGTCATGGAGATGGTGCACCGCTTCTACGACGAGTACTACTTCCGCCCCAAGGCTATTTTCCGCATAGTCAGGAAGGCTCTGTTTAATGGTGAAGAGCGCCGGCGCCTGTACAAAGAGGCAAAAGCCTTCATGACGCTGCGAGCCGCCCGCAACAAAGCCGTCCAAGAGAAGCGGACGCAGGCGGTACGGCTGCCACAGCCGGCGCCAAATCCGTTCCCAATCCTCCAGCATGCTGAGGCGAAAGAAGAGACGCTGAGCGTTTCGAACGATTAG
- a CDS encoding ABC transporter permease, protein MFSRETIRVAMDALRANKVKAALTMLGVVIGSACIVLVVTIALIGKTYVMAQIEGVGSNLVYASYFSNSPVRPVADEISLGDLAAAKQLPHVVEAAGTHDMSSSVVINGQERAVTLIGVTEGFQKIRNLLILKGRFFDSVDMQTASKACMITQDLAKKLPDQNMVGNQIHIGELTFTVIAVFRERVATFGQSEITSESVLIPFPLIKYYSGKNYIRTLYVQADSADNVPVVTREVQRLLESRHRPGAVYLVQNLTSILDAARKISMALTAVLLLVGTIALIISGVGIMNIMLVTVTERTREIGLRKAVGARRQEILYQFLVEAMVISGVGALIGIAVALGIDIIAGALIPTDMNLHIPISVGSILAAFVVSLSTGMIFGWLPANRASKLQPTESLRYE, encoded by the coding sequence ATGTTCAGCCGCGAGACAATCCGCGTCGCCATGGACGCGCTTCGGGCCAATAAGGTCAAAGCTGCTCTTACGATGCTCGGCGTCGTCATCGGGAGCGCTTGCATCGTGCTGGTGGTCACGATCGCCCTGATCGGTAAAACCTACGTCATGGCGCAGATCGAGGGCGTGGGTTCGAACCTGGTTTACGCTTCCTACTTCAGCAACTCCCCCGTACGGCCAGTCGCCGACGAAATCAGCCTCGGGGACCTTGCTGCAGCCAAGCAACTTCCGCATGTCGTGGAAGCCGCCGGCACTCACGACATGTCATCGAGCGTCGTCATCAACGGACAGGAACGGGCCGTGACTCTCATCGGCGTCACGGAAGGCTTCCAGAAAATCCGCAATTTGTTGATTCTCAAGGGGCGCTTCTTCGATTCTGTGGATATGCAAACGGCCAGCAAGGCCTGCATGATCACACAGGACCTGGCGAAGAAACTGCCGGACCAGAACATGGTCGGCAACCAAATCCACATCGGCGAGCTTACCTTTACGGTGATCGCAGTGTTCCGTGAGCGCGTCGCGACTTTCGGCCAGTCCGAAATCACCTCCGAATCAGTGCTGATTCCGTTTCCGCTGATCAAGTACTACTCGGGCAAGAACTACATTCGCACCCTCTACGTGCAGGCCGACAGCGCCGATAATGTCCCGGTCGTTACCAGGGAAGTGCAGCGCCTGCTGGAATCGCGCCATCGGCCAGGCGCTGTCTACCTCGTTCAAAACCTCACTTCAATTCTTGATGCGGCGCGCAAGATTTCAATGGCGCTCACTGCCGTCCTTCTCCTAGTCGGAACCATCGCCCTCATCATCAGCGGCGTGGGAATCATGAACATCATGCTGGTTACGGTTACGGAGCGCACGCGCGAGATTGGTTTGAGGAAAGCCGTAGGCGCGCGCCGTCAGGAGATTCTGTACCAATTCCTTGTCGAAGCAATGGTGATCAGTGGCGTAGGCGCTCTCATCGGCATCGCCGTCGCCCTCGGCATTGACATCATCGCTGGCGCGCTGATCCCCACCGATATGAACCTGCATATCCCCATTTCGGTCGGGTCGATCCTGGCCGCCTTCGTCGTTTCCCTCTCGACCGGAATGATTTTCGGCTGGCTACCCGCCAACCGCGCCTCGAAACTCCAGCCAACAGAATCCTTACGCTACGAGTGA